A genome region from Bacillota bacterium includes the following:
- a CDS encoding HD domain-containing protein → MSGVIIRDPVHGDVAVSREEAAVLDTRPLQRLRGIKQVGTAYLVYPGCTHTRFEHSLGTLAVGQRLLAAIASSGESLDPDLVRLARMAALVHDITHLPFGHTFEDETRIFPRHDTPARFARFLKEGPTGEVLHHLGLAEDVCAALTDQGAARGIPPWVRQMVAGAVDADLLDYVRRDSYYAGLRQAYDDRVFAYFRLTGGQLTFNLTRHGMERPDARTELSHLVRLRYFLTERLYYHHAKIAAGAMVARAVELATHQGLTEAHLYDLTDETLLECLPARVPEGPPHPGIAALLGALRERRLHKRAYVLSLDGIGGEAQHDLIARFRHSAAGRRTLEAEIARAAAIAPSAGTGSGTFPPEAAVIVYCPEATAMKEAAVPIIGPAGPGLFNDPEVGGREIACLDEMYRHLWRFYVFAPAPLAPAVGRAATEVMGFPNEHRPAPGPMRPGQVP, encoded by the coding sequence ATGAGCGGTGTCATCATTCGCGATCCCGTGCACGGCGACGTGGCGGTTTCTCGCGAAGAAGCGGCGGTGCTGGACACCCGCCCCCTTCAGCGCCTGCGGGGCATCAAGCAGGTGGGAACCGCATACCTGGTCTACCCGGGATGCACCCACACCCGCTTCGAGCACTCCCTGGGGACCCTGGCCGTGGGGCAACGCCTGCTGGCGGCCATCGCCTCCTCCGGTGAATCCCTCGACCCGGACCTGGTCCGCCTGGCCCGCATGGCCGCCCTGGTCCACGACATCACCCACCTGCCTTTCGGTCACACTTTCGAGGACGAGACCCGCATATTCCCCCGCCATGATACCCCCGCCCGCTTCGCCCGCTTCCTGAAGGAAGGACCCACGGGGGAGGTCCTCCACCACCTCGGCCTGGCAGAAGACGTCTGCGCCGCACTGACCGACCAGGGAGCCGCCCGCGGCATACCCCCCTGGGTGAGGCAGATGGTGGCGGGAGCCGTGGACGCCGACCTGCTGGATTACGTTCGCCGAGACTCCTACTACGCCGGACTCCGCCAGGCATACGACGACCGGGTGTTCGCGTATTTCCGCCTCACCGGGGGGCAGTTGACTTTCAACCTCACCCGGCACGGCATGGAGCGGCCCGACGCGCGGACGGAGCTTTCCCACCTCGTCCGCCTGCGCTACTTCCTCACCGAGCGCCTCTATTACCACCACGCCAAGATCGCGGCCGGCGCGATGGTGGCCAGGGCGGTGGAGCTGGCCACCCACCAGGGCCTCACGGAAGCGCACCTCTACGACCTCACAGACGAGACCCTGCTGGAGTGCCTCCCTGCCCGGGTGCCGGAGGGTCCGCCCCATCCCGGCATCGCCGCCCTGCTCGGGGCCCTGCGGGAACGCCGCCTGCACAAGCGCGCCTATGTCCTCTCCCTCGACGGCATCGGCGGGGAAGCCCAGCACGACCTCATCGCCCGCTTCCGCCACTCGGCGGCCGGGCGCCGCACTCTGGAAGCAGAGATCGCCCGCGCCGCCGCCATCGCCCCCTCAGCGGGGACGGGCAGCGGGACCTTCCCCCCGGAGGCGGCGGTGATCGTGTACTGCCCGGAGGCAACCGCCATGAAGGAAGCAGCGGTGCCCATCATCGGCCCCGCCGGGCCCGGACTGTTCAACGACCCGGAGGTGGGCGGCCGGGAGATCGCCTGCCTGGACGAGATGTATCGCCACCTCTGGCGCTTCTATGTCTTCGCCCCTGCCCCCCTGGCCCCCGCCGTGGGCAGGGCAGCCACGGAGGTCATGGGCTTCCCCAACGAACACCGCCCGGCCCCGGGGCCCATGCGACCAGGTCAGGTGCCGTAG